tttttatgaattttaccttattaaggatttgtttttgactagattttttaaaatcctGTAGTACTGTGTTTATCGTTTGTTGAACAGCATTTGTTAAAAGCTAAGTAAATGAATGTAATAACAAGagttatagaaataattttattattttaaatattacttacagtcgataaattattaatttcggTTTCAGGCAGCATTCCATTTAAGGTGGACTGGAACTGAGGATGTTTTAAAGaatgtatataaacaattaaataaaagattacAAGTCTAGGctctagactacaaactagatagaaatattctataatccaaaatagtctaagactatagactattttaagGTTaagactttaaacaaatttaattaaaatttaaaaaattctgcaTAAACTTACCGATTTTGTTTCTATTCTATTATTTACTTTATCACCACCAGCCATCGTTTGTGTTGTGGACACTTCACAacttgcatttttattttgccATTCTTTTAAACGatgttcaaatattatttttgtacccAAACAATTGGTATCCTTAAATAATTCATCAATATGACGTATTTGCATATACTTCAATGCTTCGCCAGTAATACCATTAGCTAAAAAACACAAGGGAatatgttaaaaacttttttctgaaaaatattatttgttattattaaaacctGTCATAAAATCATGCAATTCATCATAAAGTCcaatttccattaaaatgttATCCATGATATTATTTCGtttaatatcatttaaatttttaaaaccagttCCTCTTCTGGAGGTTGAAGATGATGGCTCTTGTATTATATAATCATTATCGGTATTTTTTCCATTATGGCTTATACTTTCAGGAGATACAGTACGAGGATTGTCTTCGTCTGATATGTAGCGTACGTTTTTAGTACGGGTTCTTCTGCTACGACGACGTTGGCTGGAATATAAAagtaatcataaaataaattgatttttaagagaatatttaaaaact
The nucleotide sequence above comes from Lucilia cuprina isolate Lc7/37 unplaced genomic scaffold, ASM2204524v1 Scaffold_5829, whole genome shotgun sequence. Encoded proteins:
- the LOC111682915 gene encoding uncharacterized protein LOC111682915; amino-acid sequence: MKCSTLEILYEEYDSSHNVNKSQRRRSRRTRTKNVRYISDEDNPRTVSPESISHNGKNTDNDYIIQEPSSSTSRRGTGFKNLNDIKRNNIMDNILMEIGLYDELHDFMTANGITGEALKYMQIRHIDELFKDTNCLGTKIIFEHRLKEWQNKNASCEVSTTQTMAGGDKVNNRIETKSFQSTLNGMLPETEINNLSTLLTNAVQQTINTVLQDFKKSSQKQILNKTNKTPMGINREVLNPRITLKKIKIEPVEETILPDNPPKSMMKTSNKLIRVSDDVLLSNQSVDITISPQPKRRKVDFDINVKEILTSTPAVENILHEYARTELLTPEQSDAIVRSIVEFYVRNKLILTISRCKEIAQEILQLFPTECLVS